A portion of the Oxynema aestuarii AP17 genome contains these proteins:
- a CDS encoding S-layer homology domain-containing protein, translating into MDKRGGKGWRRLSDRLVKALSIILVSGGSAIAIDRPAMAQVQFSDLENHWARECISQLADRQIVSGYWDGEFKPRSPMNRGEFAAILSQAFPDRPFSREEIFFVDLSDKDWAYPAIRDAYRKGFLSGFPGRVFKAYDNITRLQVLIALTSGLQLEKQGDTTTILNAAFADAQAIPEYARDAIASATENNIVVSDAVVRFLRPNEAATRGEVAGFFCQAIAQRDDIASPIPSEYIAKSPQFETRTEMMEIGAVKVDLSYQKRPQGLASNFRIALTRAGELLQEQPLPVITATSKLLNIAIADLNGDGEDEIILDLTTEDARCCYYSIIYRYEPIRERYAPIQQYWGTVGYQREDLNGDGVVEFQTRDRAIAEFFPNLELINYPLQIFEYRSDGAVLVTSQFPEAIAEDARRLWQLATELNVDDPQLQGILASYLAEQYLLGTSTQGWEKVEAFYPSGDRAQFFDQVEQFLQQTGYLKD; encoded by the coding sequence GTGGATAAACGAGGGGGCAAGGGTTGGCGGCGGCTGAGCGATCGCCTGGTCAAGGCGTTATCTATTATTCTAGTTTCGGGGGGATCGGCGATCGCGATCGATCGTCCGGCGATGGCGCAAGTTCAGTTTAGCGATCTCGAAAATCATTGGGCGCGCGAATGTATTTCCCAATTGGCCGACCGTCAAATTGTAAGCGGTTATTGGGATGGCGAGTTTAAACCGCGATCGCCGATGAATCGAGGTGAGTTTGCCGCTATTCTAAGTCAAGCATTTCCCGATCGCCCTTTCTCGCGCGAGGAGATTTTCTTTGTCGATCTCTCCGATAAAGATTGGGCCTATCCTGCAATCCGAGATGCCTACCGTAAAGGGTTTCTTTCTGGCTTTCCGGGACGGGTTTTTAAAGCCTACGACAATATCACTCGCTTGCAAGTTTTAATTGCTTTGACCAGTGGCTTGCAATTAGAAAAACAAGGGGACACGACGACGATTTTAAATGCGGCGTTTGCCGATGCTCAAGCCATTCCGGAATACGCCCGCGACGCGATCGCTTCGGCGACGGAAAATAATATCGTGGTCAGCGATGCGGTCGTTCGCTTCTTGCGTCCTAACGAAGCGGCGACGCGCGGCGAAGTGGCGGGCTTTTTCTGTCAGGCGATCGCCCAACGGGACGATATTGCTTCCCCTATTCCTTCGGAATATATTGCTAAGTCGCCCCAGTTTGAAACGAGAACGGAAATGATGGAAATCGGCGCCGTTAAAGTGGATTTATCTTATCAGAAACGTCCGCAAGGATTGGCCAGTAATTTTCGGATCGCCTTAACTCGGGCGGGAGAGCTGTTACAAGAACAACCGTTACCTGTGATTACCGCAACGAGCAAGTTATTAAACATCGCGATCGCCGATTTAAACGGGGATGGAGAAGATGAAATTATCCTCGATTTGACTACGGAAGATGCTCGCTGTTGTTATTATTCGATTATTTATCGTTACGAACCGATTCGGGAACGTTACGCCCCTATCCAACAATATTGGGGGACTGTCGGTTATCAACGAGAAGATTTGAATGGGGATGGGGTGGTGGAATTCCAGACGCGCGATCGGGCGATCGCCGAATTTTTCCCGAATTTAGAGTTAATCAACTATCCCCTTCAAATCTTTGAATATCGCTCGGATGGTGCGGTTTTAGTCACGTCCCAATTTCCAGAGGCGATCGCCGAAGATGCCCGCCGCTTATGGCAGTTAGCGACTGAATTAAATGTAGACGATCCGCAACTTCAGGGTATTTTAGCCAGCTATTTAGCCGAACAATATTTATTAGGAACTTCAACCCAGGGCTGGGAAAAAGTAGAAGCCTTTTATCCGTCGGGCGATCGCGCTCAATTCTTCGATCAAGTCGAGCAGTTTTTACAACAAACGGGATACTTAAAAGATTAA
- the dnaK gene encoding molecular chaperone DnaK: MGKVVGIDLGTTNSCVAVMEGGKPTVIANAEGARTTPSVVAYTKNGDQLVGQIAKRQAVMNPENTFYSVKRFIGRRHDEVTHETTEVSYKVLNANNNVRLDCPAREKQFAPEEISAQVLRKLIDDASTYLGEKVTQAVITVPAYFNDSQRQATKDAGKIAGVEVLRIINEPTAASLAYGLDKKSNETILVFDLGGGTFDVSILEVGDGVFEVLATSGDTHLGGDDFDKKIVDWLAAEFKSAEGIDLRKDKQALQRLTEAAEKAKIELSSVSQAEINLPFITATQDGPKHLDLTLTRAKFEELTADLIDRCRIPVENALRDAKLDKAAIDEVVMVGGSTRIPAVKELVKRILKEPNQTVNPDEVVAIGAAIQAGVLAGEVKDILLLDVTPLSLGVETLGGVMTKIIPRNTTIPTKKSEVFSTAVDGQTNVEIHVLQGEREMSADNKSLGTFRLDGIPPAPRGVPQIEVTFDIDANGILNVTAKDKGTGKEQSISITGASTLPSDEVDRMVKEAESNAAADKERREKIDLKNQADSLSYQAEKQMSELGDKVPADEKTKVEGLIKDLREAVNQEDFDRIKSLTTDLQQTLYTIGSNIYQQAGGDGAAPGGGAPGGGAPGGGAPGGDASSGGGSDDDVIDAEFSETK, encoded by the coding sequence ATGGGTAAAGTAGTTGGAATCGACTTAGGAACGACAAACTCTTGCGTCGCCGTGATGGAAGGGGGTAAACCCACCGTCATCGCCAACGCCGAAGGCGCTCGCACGACCCCGTCCGTCGTCGCCTACACCAAAAATGGCGACCAACTCGTCGGTCAGATCGCCAAGCGTCAGGCGGTGATGAACCCAGAAAACACGTTTTACTCCGTCAAGCGCTTCATCGGACGCCGCCACGACGAAGTCACCCACGAAACGACCGAGGTTTCCTACAAAGTCCTCAACGCCAACAACAACGTCAGACTAGACTGCCCGGCCCGAGAAAAACAATTCGCGCCGGAAGAAATTTCCGCCCAAGTGCTACGCAAGCTCATCGACGACGCGAGCACCTATCTCGGCGAGAAAGTCACTCAAGCCGTGATCACCGTTCCCGCCTATTTCAACGACTCCCAACGTCAAGCCACCAAAGACGCGGGTAAAATTGCCGGGGTCGAAGTGCTGCGGATTATCAACGAACCGACCGCCGCTTCTCTCGCCTACGGTCTTGACAAGAAGAGCAACGAAACGATTCTCGTCTTCGACCTTGGCGGTGGGACCTTCGACGTGTCCATCCTCGAAGTGGGCGACGGCGTGTTTGAAGTGTTGGCGACCTCTGGGGATACGCACCTCGGCGGTGACGACTTCGACAAAAAAATTGTAGACTGGCTCGCTGCCGAATTTAAGAGCGCCGAAGGGATCGACCTGCGTAAAGATAAACAAGCGCTGCAACGACTGACTGAAGCGGCAGAAAAAGCCAAAATCGAACTGTCGAGCGTCAGCCAAGCGGAAATTAACTTGCCGTTTATCACCGCGACTCAAGACGGTCCGAAGCACTTAGACCTGACGTTGACTCGCGCCAAGTTTGAAGAACTGACCGCCGATTTGATCGACCGTTGCCGGATTCCGGTTGAAAATGCCCTACGCGATGCCAAATTGGATAAGGCGGCGATCGATGAAGTGGTGATGGTCGGGGGTTCTACCCGGATTCCTGCCGTTAAAGAACTCGTCAAGCGGATCTTGAAAGAACCGAACCAAACGGTCAACCCGGACGAAGTGGTGGCGATTGGTGCGGCGATTCAAGCCGGGGTTCTCGCCGGGGAAGTCAAGGACATCCTGCTGCTCGACGTTACGCCTCTGTCCCTGGGTGTGGAAACCCTCGGCGGCGTCATGACCAAAATTATCCCGCGCAACACCACGATTCCGACGAAAAAATCCGAGGTGTTCTCGACGGCGGTGGACGGTCAAACGAATGTGGAAATTCACGTCCTCCAAGGGGAACGGGAAATGTCGGCGGACAATAAGAGTCTCGGAACTTTCCGCCTCGATGGCATTCCTCCGGCTCCCCGTGGCGTCCCTCAGATTGAGGTGACTTTCGATATCGACGCGAACGGGATTCTCAACGTGACGGCGAAGGATAAGGGAACCGGAAAAGAACAGTCGATCAGTATTACTGGTGCTTCTACCCTGCCGTCGGACGAAGTCGATCGCATGGTCAAGGAAGCCGAAAGCAATGCGGCTGCGGATAAGGAGCGTCGCGAGAAAATCGACCTCAAGAACCAAGCGGATTCCTTGTCCTATCAAGCTGAGAAGCAAATGAGCGAACTCGGCGACAAGGTGCCTGCGGACGAGAAAACGAAGGTCGAAGGACTCATCAAAGACTTGCGCGAAGCGGTCAATCAAGAAGATTTCGATCGCATCAAGAGCCTGACGACGGACTTGCAACAAACCCTGTATACGATTGGTAGCAATATCTACCAACAAGCGGGGGGTGACGGTGCGGCTCCTGGCGGTGGCGCTCCCGGTGGTGGCGCTCCCGGTGGTGGCGCTCCCGGTGGCGATGCGTCTTCCGGTGGTGGCTCCGATGATGATGTCATCGATGCTGAATTCTCGGAAACGAAGTAG
- a CDS encoding Hsp20/alpha crystallin family protein yields MNTQIQLTSLSELNQLRRQLEAIATPSSRRDPRAIAADPLVNLPEKPGTWQPPIEVRERENHFILRAELPGIPAANLNVQASRHAVLLAGKSPVRAAARGVRTWSEFNSGEFHRVVVFGTAIEGDRIEAHLQDGILTLTVPKRGSSTPTPFKVRLDAARPRKAPEISTPIADDSPTDTLPKIALNEDMLGDWWSN; encoded by the coding sequence ATGAATACTCAAATTCAATTAACTTCTCTGTCCGAACTCAATCAATTGCGGCGCCAATTAGAAGCGATCGCCACTCCCTCATCCCGTCGAGACCCCCGAGCGATCGCCGCCGATCCCCTCGTCAACCTCCCCGAAAAACCCGGCACCTGGCAACCGCCGATCGAAGTGCGAGAACGAGAAAATCACTTCATTTTGCGAGCCGAATTACCGGGGATTCCAGCCGCCAACTTAAACGTACAAGCGAGCCGCCACGCCGTTTTACTGGCCGGAAAATCCCCTGTCCGCGCTGCGGCGCGAGGGGTGAGAACTTGGAGCGAATTCAACTCCGGCGAATTTCATCGGGTCGTCGTTTTCGGTACAGCCATTGAAGGCGATCGGATCGAAGCCCATTTGCAAGACGGTATTCTCACCTTAACCGTACCCAAACGCGGCAGCTCGACTCCAACCCCCTTTAAAGTCCGACTCGACGCCGCGCGCCCTCGTAAAGCGCCCGAAATCTCGACCCCGATCGCCGACGACAGCCCAACCGACACCCTCCCCAAAATTGCACTAAACGAGGACATGCTCGGGGATTGGTGGTCGAATTAA
- a CDS encoding DUF3796 domain-containing protein — MQPQQTEKLGYLGWLGFLGLLGLVTGNVGLFGFFGFFGFFKFRAHPKTRNSLTETQVDSTEGNQSENSSRN, encoded by the coding sequence ATGCAACCCCAACAAACCGAAAAACTCGGATATCTCGGATGGTTGGGTTTTCTCGGGTTGTTAGGTTTAGTCACTGGAAATGTAGGCTTGTTTGGGTTTTTTGGTTTTTTTGGCTTTTTCAAATTTCGAGCTCATCCTAAAACTCGTAACTCCCTAACGGAAACTCAGGTCGATTCGACCGAGGGAAATCAGTCCGAAAATTCTTCTAGAAATTAG
- a CDS encoding homospermidine biosynthesis protein, which produces MSKFHNHQITPTPVSADLSVVDLIDNHFSAYNSARLREICHLLSREVLQEGVTVGLTLSGALTPAGFGISAIAPLIRHGFIDYIISTGANLYHDLHYGLGLNLYKGSPFVDDAELREQGNIRIYDIIFDYDVLLETDAFVRTILRAEPFQKRMGTAEFHYLLGKYIREIEKQRGAEHSCLLATAYECGVPIYTSSPGDSSIGMNVAALALEGSELVLDPAIDVNETAAIAYGARDTGTPISGKSAAVILGGGSPKNFLLQTQPQIHEVLGLEERGHDYFIQITDARPDTGGLSGATPSEAVSWGKVDPEELPNTIVCYTDTTIALPILTAYAIAQCEPRPLKRLYDRRSQMLTKLQLDYQLAKAQKPQERAQSPAEHRSAPVATYPCGTPIRNGHG; this is translated from the coding sequence ATGTCTAAATTTCACAACCATCAAATTACCCCGACCCCCGTATCCGCCGATCTCAGCGTCGTCGATCTGATCGACAACCATTTCAGCGCTTATAACTCCGCACGGTTGCGCGAAATCTGCCACTTGCTCAGTCGCGAAGTCCTCCAAGAAGGGGTTACCGTCGGTTTGACCCTCTCCGGCGCCTTGACCCCCGCCGGATTTGGCATATCGGCGATCGCCCCGTTAATCCGCCACGGCTTCATCGACTACATCATCAGTACGGGCGCCAACCTCTACCACGACCTCCACTACGGACTCGGCTTAAACCTCTACAAAGGCAGTCCGTTTGTCGATGACGCCGAACTGCGCGAACAAGGCAACATCCGCATCTACGACATCATCTTCGATTACGACGTCCTCCTCGAAACCGATGCGTTCGTGCGAACCATTTTGCGCGCCGAACCGTTCCAAAAACGCATGGGAACTGCCGAATTTCACTACCTCCTCGGCAAATATATCCGCGAAATCGAAAAACAGCGCGGGGCCGAACATTCCTGCTTGCTGGCGACCGCTTACGAGTGCGGCGTCCCGATTTATACTTCCTCCCCGGGGGATAGTTCGATCGGGATGAACGTGGCGGCCTTGGCCCTGGAGGGCTCCGAACTCGTCCTCGATCCGGCGATCGACGTCAACGAAACTGCCGCGATCGCCTACGGTGCGAGAGATACCGGAACCCCGATTTCCGGCAAAAGTGCGGCGGTCATCCTCGGCGGCGGTTCTCCCAAAAACTTCTTGCTGCAAACTCAACCGCAAATTCACGAAGTTTTGGGCTTGGAAGAGCGCGGACACGACTATTTTATCCAAATTACCGACGCCCGTCCCGATACCGGAGGACTCTCCGGCGCGACCCCGAGTGAGGCGGTCAGTTGGGGGAAAGTCGATCCGGAAGAACTCCCCAATACCATTGTCTGTTATACCGATACGACGATCGCCCTGCCCATTCTCACCGCTTACGCGATCGCCCAGTGCGAACCGCGTCCGCTCAAACGACTATACGATCGGCGATCGCAAATGCTGACCAAATTGCAACTCGACTATCAACTCGCCAAAGCTCAAAAACCCCAAGAACGAGCTCAATCCCCCGCCGAACACAGATCCGCGCCCGTGGCGACTTATCCGTGTGGAACTCCCATCCGTAACGGTCACGGTTAG
- the rplS gene encoding 50S ribosomal protein L19, which translates to MHAQEIIQSIEKEQLKSDLPQIYVGDTVRVGVRIREGGKERTQPYEGTVIAMRNGGINETITVRRIFQGIGVERVFLLHSPRINYIKVIRRGKARRAKLYYLRQRVGKKTRLKQRFDRPL; encoded by the coding sequence ATGCACGCTCAAGAAATTATTCAATCGATCGAAAAAGAGCAGCTCAAATCCGACCTTCCGCAGATCTACGTCGGCGACACCGTCAGAGTCGGGGTGAGAATTCGCGAAGGTGGGAAAGAACGGACCCAACCTTACGAAGGCACCGTCATCGCCATGCGTAACGGGGGCATCAACGAAACGATCACCGTCCGGCGTATTTTCCAAGGCATCGGTGTCGAACGGGTCTTTTTGCTGCACTCGCCTCGGATCAACTACATCAAAGTAATCCGTCGCGGTAAAGCCCGCCGAGCCAAGTTGTACTACTTGCGCCAACGAGTCGGCAAGAAAACCCGTCTCAAACAGCGCTTCGATCGCCCCCTCTAA
- the secE gene encoding preprotein translocase subunit SecE — MAKKDEAQMQASADGFNPVKFLEETKEELTKVVWPSRQQVVSESAAVILMVILSASLIYFLDRFFGWAATQVFG; from the coding sequence GTGGCTAAAAAAGATGAAGCCCAGATGCAAGCGAGTGCAGACGGGTTCAACCCAGTCAAATTTCTAGAGGAAACCAAAGAAGAACTGACCAAAGTAGTTTGGCCTTCGCGACAACAAGTCGTCAGCGAATCTGCCGCCGTCATTCTCATGGTGATTCTCTCCGCAAGCTTAATCTACTTTCTAGATCGATTTTTTGGTTGGGCAGCTACACAGGTATTCGGATGA
- the nusG gene encoding transcription termination/antitermination protein NusG, whose product MTFASDDSHNTPQRSDMEEETTKASVTPRWYAVQVASGCEKRVKANLEQRIQTLDVADRIFQIEIPQSAAVKIRKDGSRQQTDEKIFPGYVLVQMAMDDESWQVVKNTPHVINFVGAEQKRRYGRGRGHVKPVPLSHSEVERIFRQREEAEPVVKTHLAPGEKIEVVSGPFKEFDGEVIEVSPERSKLKALLSIFGRDTPVELEFNQVRKLS is encoded by the coding sequence ATGACTTTTGCCTCGGACGATTCGCACAACACACCTCAACGGTCAGACATGGAGGAAGAAACGACCAAAGCGTCCGTCACTCCTCGTTGGTACGCCGTTCAGGTGGCTTCAGGCTGCGAAAAGCGGGTGAAAGCCAACCTAGAGCAGCGCATCCAAACTCTGGACGTGGCCGATCGCATTTTTCAGATCGAGATCCCTCAGAGTGCTGCCGTCAAAATTCGTAAAGATGGCAGCCGCCAGCAAACCGACGAAAAAATCTTTCCCGGTTACGTCCTCGTGCAAATGGCGATGGACGATGAAAGCTGGCAGGTTGTCAAAAACACCCCTCATGTGATTAACTTTGTCGGAGCCGAACAAAAGCGTCGGTACGGACGAGGGCGCGGACACGTCAAACCCGTACCGCTCAGTCACTCCGAAGTAGAAAGAATCTTCAGACAACGGGAAGAAGCCGAACCCGTCGTCAAAACTCACTTGGCGCCCGGAGAAAAAATCGAAGTGGTTTCCGGACCGTTCAAAGAATTTGACGGCGAAGTGATCGAAGTCAGTCCCGAGCGCAGCAAGCTCAAAGCACTGCTTTCGATCTTCGGACGGGATACCCCCGTCGAGCTGGAGTTCAATCAAGTTCGCAAATTAAGTTGA